The Paenibacillus wynnii DNA window GTAGGTGTTCCTTACATCGTTGTCTTCTTGAACAAATGCGACATGGTTGAAGACGAAGAGCTTTTGGAATTGGTTGAAATGGAAGTACGCGATTTGTTGAACGAATATGACTTCCCAGGTGACGATACTCCAATCATCCGTGGATCTGCTCGTGAAGCTCTTGCAAATCCTGAAGGCGAATATGCACAAAATATTATCGATATGTTCGAAACAATCGATACTTATATTCCGCTTCCAGAACGCGATACTGCTAAACCTTTCTTGATGCCTGTCGAAGATGTATTCTCCATCACTGGCCGCGGTACTGTGGCAACTGGTCGCGTAGAACGCGGAACAGTTAAAGTCGGAGAAGAAATCGAAATCGTTGGTATTCACGAAGAAACTAAGAAATCAGTAGTTACGGGCGTTGAAATGTTCCGTAAATTGCTTGATTCCGCTCAAGCTGGCGACAACATCGGCGCATTGCTGCGTGGTGTTGACCGTACTATGATCGAGCGTGGACAAGTATTGGCTAAACCGAACTCCGTTAAGCCACACACTGAATTCACTGCACAAATCTACGTTCTGACTAAAGAAGAGGGCGGACGTCACAAACCATTCTTTACTGGTTACCGTCCACAGTTCTACTTCCGTACAACTGACGTAACTGGCATCATCAACTTGCCAGAAGGTACTGAAATGGTTATGCCTGGTGACAACATCACTGTAACTGTTTCCCTGATCTCCCCTATCGCTATTGAAGAAGGAACTCGTTTCTCCATTCGTGAAGGCGGCCGTACAGTTGGAGCCGGTACTGTAGCATCTATCCAAAAATAATTTCAGTCTATCCTTAATGGATAGATACTGAAACTTTTAGAACAGAGGGTCTTCTCACGAAGATTCTCTGTTTTTTTATATTGATAACGCAAAAAGTCTGAGACTGGTATAATACCAGCTCAGACTTTTTAATGATTGACTACACTTCTTGAGCGTATATAGGACTTGGTATTTTGCATAGAACAACATGCAGACTAGCAGGAGCATCACCGCTGTTACTATAGGCAAAGGCTTCTTCACCACCAATGTGGATCGTTTCTCCTTTCATCAGGGGAGTGTCTTCTCCATCAACAGTCATCGTTCCGTTCCCTTCAAGTCCCAAAATATATACATCAGTTCCAGGGTGTTTATGAGTAGGTAAGGTTTGACCGGGCATAAAGTTCAAGATAAATACAACACTCTCACCTTTTTGAAACAATATTTTTTTCGTAAAGCGTTCCTCTTGATATTGTACAGCTACTACTAGTTGTTTCTTTTCCATGATAAAATTCCTCCTCGATTTTGGGTGTTCTAATTACATCTTTACACACATTAAACGGAAATGATTGTCCTCCAGCTGATTGATTATGGATGAGATTCCAAGAGATTCAAGCGCTGCAACAAGCGGTTCTGCCCGATGAGGTAAATGAATTTCGATTACAGTGCCTTGCTTCGCTTCACTTACAAACTGCATGAGCTCCTGCTTAGGGTGTTCTCCCCTCAAGACGCTTTCACGCAA harbors:
- a CDS encoding cupin domain-containing protein, producing MEKKQLVVAVQYQEERFTKKILFQKGESVVFILNFMPGQTLPTHKHPGTDVYILGLEGNGTMTVDGEDTPLMKGETIHIGGEEAFAYSNSGDAPASLHVVLCKIPSPIYAQEV
- the tuf gene encoding elongation factor Tu, with the translated sequence MAKAKFERNKPHVNIGTIGHVDHGKTTLTAAITTVLSKKYGGAAVAFDQIDKAPEERERGITISTAHVEYETPNRHYAHVDCPGHADYVKNMITGAAQMDGAILVVSAADGPMPQTREHILLSRQVGVPYIVVFLNKCDMVEDEELLELVEMEVRDLLNEYDFPGDDTPIIRGSAREALANPEGEYAQNIIDMFETIDTYIPLPERDTAKPFLMPVEDVFSITGRGTVATGRVERGTVKVGEEIEIVGIHEETKKSVVTGVEMFRKLLDSAQAGDNIGALLRGVDRTMIERGQVLAKPNSVKPHTEFTAQIYVLTKEEGGRHKPFFTGYRPQFYFRTTDVTGIINLPEGTEMVMPGDNITVTVSLISPIAIEEGTRFSIREGGRTVGAGTVASIQK